The nucleotide window ACAATTTTTAGCTCAGGCATAACAATGTTGGTCGCCTGACCGCCATTTACCATACCGATGTTAGCCGTAGTTTCTTCGTCGATACGAAGGAGTTTCATCTGATTAATTGCATCTGCCGCTACCATGATTGCGCTGATGCCTTCTTCTGGCGCCAGACCTGCGTGCGCCGGGCGGCCTTTGATCGTCGCAACGATCTTTTGCTGGCCCGGAGCCGCCGTAACGATGGTTCCGATTGGGCCACCTGTATCAAGTACGATTGCCTCTTTTGACGTTACATGGGTCATGTCGAAGTACTCAGAGCCAAACAGACCACCTTCTTCATGCACGGTGAAAGCAAGTTCTAACGTTTTATGTTCAAGATTTTCAGCTTGAATGCAACGTACGGCTTCCATAATTGCGGCGATACCGGATTTGTCGTCACCACCAAGGATTGTATTGCCTTTGGAACGAATAATGCCATCTTCGATAATCGGTTCAATACCGATACCTGGAGTGACGGTGTCCATATGGCAGCTCATCAGGATCGAGCCTTCTTTTTTGCCTTCCAGGCGAGCATAAACATTGAAGCCATTCGAAATATGCTCCGG belongs to Vibrio sp. STUT-A11 and includes:
- a CDS encoding M20/M25/M40 family metallo-hydrolase — protein: MTQINQKRLVEHFCQLVRIDSESMNEKQIAETLAEQLGELGFTVHKLPVPEHISNGFNVYARLEGKKEGSILMSCHMDTVTPGIGIEPIIEDGIIRSKGNTILGGDDKSGIAAIMEAVRCIQAENLEHKTLELAFTVHEEGGLFGSEYFDMTHVTSKEAIVLDTGGPIGTIVTAAPGQQKIVATIKGRPAHAGLAPEEGISAIMVAADAINQMKLLRIDEETTANIGMVNGGQATNIVMPELKIVAEARSLNGDKLDTQVNHMISTFESVAEKHGAEVDIESKRAYDAFVIEEDNAHVTDIKAAFADMGIEAFTKGTGGGSDANNFNKKGLTTVNLSTGMAKVHTTEEYIAVDDMVKITQFIKHYLVK